TTTAATACATTTGGTTTTCATCGAACATACAATCACCATCGGACATAAAAAGActagtttgctttaaaaaaaaaaacaaaaacaaaatccttggAGTTATCTACAGGAATCTTGTGGACGCAATTCAAGGATAACATTCTGCAGCTCTTTGGATATTGAATGATGTCCTCGGATCAGTCCACAAAAGAGACAGAGAACTGTTAATGCACTGATACAAGTGGGCGtttctcccattttctctctcctccccccaccccactcctttCTCTAAATGCCTGTGCTTTCCAGTTCTCCTTCTTCTACCCCTATGGCATGAGACCTGGAAATCATGAAGAGTTTCTCCTTGTTTGTAAACTGCCTCTGCACCGGCTGAGGTTGCTCGGCCGTAAGTGGCTCCTGGCTGGCACCCTCCGGGGAGCTCTGCTCCGCACCCGGAACAGGGGCGGCCACAGAGTCTCGCGTTTGACTGGCAACTGCGTCCAAGACCGACTCGGAGGAGGTGCCGGCCTCCCGCAGGGGTGTGTAGCCCTTATTGCTGCTGGATGGGTCATCCGACTGGGAGCTCCCCGAGTCCCGCCTGGTGGGGGGCGAGCCCTCCAGCCGCAGGGGTGGCGAGGGGGAGGCGGCTTTGGCCAGAGGGCTGGAGTCCGGGTCCGCACTCCCCGGGGAGGGCGGGGGCTCGGGGGACGGCGGCACCCGGTAGTCCGGGAGCCCGCTGGTGCTGCGGCGCCGCAAGGCCGCGTACCTGCCGGTCCTGGGCAGGCGGCCGCCCTGCCCCCTGGCGGCGCGCGCCGCTACCGCGCCCTCGGGCTCCTCTAGCTCCTGGCTCGCCCCGCGCATGCTGCCCTCTGCTCCGCGGAGGTTGGTCAGGCTCAGGTCGACCTCGCCCCTCGGGATCTCCAGGGAGCCGCGTTCCCCCGGAGGCCTCTGCCAGCTGCAGCTAGCGCCCTCCGCGTCCCCGTCCCTATCGCGGTCCCCTTGCAAGGGCAGCAGCGCGAAGGCGCTCAGCGAGGAGTCCACGAGGGAGCTGGCGGTGCTCTGGCGCCCCCAGCTCTCGGGTGGGCTGCAGGGCGCCGGACTGCTGCAGCTGctagcggcggcggcggcggtggcagCGGCGGCCCGGCGACGGCCGGCCACGCCCGAGCGGTCGCGGTAGACGCTGTACACGGCCTCGGCCAGGCTCGCGGGCTCCCGCGGACAGCGCGGGGAAGAGGCCAGGTCCGGCGGGGACGCGGCGCCCCGGGGGCGGCCGCCGCTCAGAGCCGCGGGGTGAGGCGGCCACGAGCCCTTGGCCAGCATCGCCGCGGCTCCGAAGGCGTCTCCGGCGCCACCGCAGC
The nucleotide sequence above comes from Macaca thibetana thibetana isolate TM-01 chromosome 18, ASM2454274v1, whole genome shotgun sequence. Encoded proteins:
- the TMEM200C gene encoding transmembrane protein 200C, producing MIATGGLLRISARKQDPLRPPSQIPKRKRKAKKRRKNDVVVVKGKLKLCSISGLIALCGILVLLVGIAMAVVGYWPKATGANREGGKQLPPAGSSHRVPTTANSSGSGSKNRSRSHPRAPGGVNSSSAGAPRSTPPARVASPSSSSTSVGFFFRIFSGYLHSDKLKVFGPLIMGIGIFLFICANAVLHENRDKKTKIINLRDLYSTVIDVHSLRAKDLAAAAAAAAAAAASSSSSAPPAAPPGAIPLNGFLSYVQSRGLELKPGSCGGAGDAFGAAAMLAKGSWPPHPAALSGGRPRGAASPPDLASSPRCPREPASLAEAVYSVYRDRSGVAGRRRAAAATAAAAASSCSSPAPCSPPESWGRQSTASSLVDSSLSAFALLPLQGDRDRDGDAEGASCSWQRPPGERGSLEIPRGEVDLSLTNLRGAEGSMRGASQELEEPEGAVAARAARGQGGRLPRTGRYAALRRRSTSGLPDYRVPPSPEPPPSPGSADPDSSPLAKAASPSPPLRLEGSPPTRRDSGSSQSDDPSSSNKGYTPLREAGTSSESVLDAVASQTRDSVAAPVPGAEQSSPEGASQEPLTAEQPQPVQRQFTNKEKLFMISRSHAIGVEEGELESTGI